The proteins below are encoded in one region of Pelagicoccus sp. SDUM812003:
- a CDS encoding addiction module protein translates to MSISEIKKMSVQERLTAMEQIWDSLCHEDSEPESPSWHGEVLAERKKLMDSPEAKYLTIEQLRERYR, encoded by the coding sequence ATGAGTATCTCGGAAATAAAGAAAATGTCTGTACAGGAACGACTTACGGCAATGGAACAAATCTGGGATTCTCTGTGTCACGAAGACTCCGAGCCAGAATCACCTTCTTGGCACGGCGAAGTCCTCGCCGAAAGAAAGAAGTTGATGGATTCTCCAGAGGCTAAGTACCTCACGATTGAGCAGCTCCGAGAGCGGTATCGCTGA